The following are encoded in a window of Panicum virgatum strain AP13 chromosome 5N, P.virgatum_v5, whole genome shotgun sequence genomic DNA:
- the LOC120673967 gene encoding protein BREAST CANCER SUSCEPTIBILITY 2 homolog A-like isoform X3, whose product MPIKWQVWTQPDGRLVWVPATETPPTSPPEAPATARPPDPAPPRSPPPDGAPIEENLGADGADGGRLPLMASLLLQALDKLTEGNGKDALTEGVNTGGLFSTGSGRLVAVSERAIRRASALVGEEMEEATNSNRKRKVTSLSIAEQPFGDDAGLQGEQTNLDVPLGGGAHKDNLLPMFQTGSGKIVPLSKDSVQKSRAVLEENVENAAGARQPMFHTGTGRSVLVSKSSIDKARAVLEGQTVANEGDAGGMEQFPMFQTGSGRAVSISMASVQKAKAVLDENNVYTGNVEGPGYPDQSLIFEIGSGRPVLISERSIERSRSVLMDEGVQNTGQRDTGDRLPIFQTGTGRPVAVKHGSIKKAKAVLEDGDVKRSGNGDDICATSFQFETPTSVLMSSSLIMNDRTVTPKENTSVQEKCYEGDGHLPLFQTGLGRSVTVSKSSIKRASAILEPRNIAKELEDEAHLNDVCATSIIKTGLGKSVLSENSKENAQVVSEAVKRVNSDIGDGFAETPMFQAGIQQFSPENGSSRHRATLLEKGKLATKVYEDCGNSLPMFQTGSGKSVLVSESSVRKARAVLEDEENCKLVKMDKKFPVFTSPLKTSCARTVNVSSAGVSRAATLLGLEEDTLSTQFFGHVGDKLGTKITVKLENPERMLDVTSVHAISGGPHKGFCPTEEPIVIESHQQFGFSKTTSDTGGHSIRFSTASGRSMAISTDALQRAKSLLSDSGSEVSPNDSVGCSLASAKEKQPDSTISPKGDESNLLHGTKAIGYAVPDIPVTKGNANKFHMGRQYLSINEIPKVPKLPRYLSEGDNAIDTKDKTQRHHMPAGPLVDITNYMATGSGKNTDHFANGKRVIGGRNSISPFKRPRSSRFITPIKSNKLSSAGESKVASTQIIPCRTKLSARYPFQHQRKSCKEYFGGPPRFLQIEHVTDDVKLMDAKRAEKFKFQHMGTGAEDFQKMLLTCGASISYATKEWVSNHYKWIVWKLASLERCYPTRAAGKFLTVDNVFEELKYRYDREVNHGHRSAIKKILEGNASPSLMMVLCISAIYSCPDQSDNKLEVDKIDNNEDSNGNKSLSASNRNRNMSAKIELTDGWYSLDASLDMALSEQLQKRKLFLGQKLRIWGASLCGWSGPVSFHEASGTVKLMVHINGTYRARWNETLGFCKHAGLPLAFKCIKASGGRVPRTLVGITRIYPVLFRERLPDGRSIVRSERMERKALQLYHQRVSMIAEDIMFEQQENCDSTDDNEEGAEICKMLERAAEPEVIMAGMTSEQLMHFSSYKEKQKEIMQNEVAKKVQKVLEVADLSSRDVTPFLKVRVMGLVSKLSASTSSNKGGLITIWNPTEMQKANLVEGQIYSVTGLMPSNNCTEILYLHGRGSSTTWKPLASTQTTDFEPFFTPRKAIELSKFGEVPLSSEFDIAGFILYVGNMYLCNNQKRQWLFITDGSKFISEQKSEEQDCLLAVIFSSPTTGEDSALFSNTLSGNTVGFSNLVKRQKNQLRHIWVADATESSTYTLSHEIPRKSHLKEAAASAERWASRSCHKIQELKQRVLCIVGDSGG is encoded by the exons ATGCCGATCAAGTGGCAGGTCTGGACCCAGCCCGACGGCAGGCTCGTCTGGGTCCCCGCGACCGAGACGCCTCCCACCTCGCCCCCGGAGGCCCCGGCGACGGCGCGTCCGCCTGACCCTGCCCCTCCTcgttcgccgccgcccgacggCGCGCCAATCGAAG AAAACCTAGGCGCGGACGGCGCCGACGGTGGCCGCTTGCCCTTAATGGCCAGCCTACTCCTCCAAG CGCTGGACAAGTTGACTGAAGGAAATGGGAAGGATGCACTGACTGAGGGTGTCAACACGGGTGGATTGTTCTCCACTGGGTCGGGGAGGTTGGTGGCCGTCAGCGAGAGGGCCATAAGGAGAGCCAGTGCTTTGGTCGGTGAGGAGATGGAGGAGGCTACTAACAGTAACAGGAAGAGAA AGGTGACGAGTTTGTCAATTGCAGAGCAACCATTTGGTGATGATGCCGGTCTACAGGGTGAACAGACAAACTTAGATGTTCCATTGGGAG GTGGTGCACATAAAGATAACTTGCTCCCCATGTTCCAAACTGGATCAGGCAAAATAGTCCCGCTCAGCAAGGACTCGGTTCAGAAGTCAAGAGCTGTTTTAGAAG AAAATGTTGAGAATGCTGCTGGTGCCAGACAACCAATGTTCCATACTGGTACAGGTAGATCGGTCCTAGTCAGCAAGAGCTCCATTGATAAGGCGAGAGCTGTTTTAGAGGGTCAAACAGTCGCAAATGAAG GAGATGCAGGAGGCATGGAACAGTTTCCAATGTTCCAAACTGGTTCAGGTAGAGCTGTATCAATCAGTATGGCATCTGTACAGAAAGCTAAGGCTGTGCTAGATGAAAATAATGTATATACCG GGAATGTTGAGGGTCCTGGTTACCCCGATCAGTCTCTGATATTTGAAATTGGTTCTGGAAGACCAGTCTTGATCAGTGAAAGATCCATTGAGAGATCTAGGTCTGTGCTGATGGATGAAGGTGTTCAAAATACGG GACAACGGGATACTGGCGACCGGCTCCCAATTTTCCAAACAGGAACGGGAAGGCCTGTTGCTGTAAAGCATGGCTCTATTAAAAAGGCAAAGGCAGTTTTAGAGGATGGAGATGTTAAAAGAAGTG GAAATGGAGACGACATTTGTGCTACATCTTTCCAATTTGAAACCCCGACGTCTGTTTTGATGAGTAGCAGTTTGATTATGAACGACAGAACTGTTACACCAAAGGAAAATACTTCAGTGCAAG AAAAATGTTACGAGGGTGACGGGCACTTGCCATTGTTCCAGACTGGGTTAGGGAGGTCAGTTACAGTAAGTAAGAGCTCAATTAAAAGGGCAAGTGCAATTCTGGAGCCAAGGAACATTGCAAAAGAATTGGAAG ATGAAGCTCATCTAAATGATGTTTGTGCCACCTCGATAATTAAAACTGGACTTGGAAAGTCCGTCTTAAGCGAGAACTCAAAGGAGAATGCACAAGTTGTCTCAGAGGCTGTAAAAAGAG TAAATAGTGACATTGGGGATGGCTTTGCTGAAACCCCAATGTTCCAGGCTGGAATACAACAGTTTTCACCTGAGAATGGAAGTTCAAGACATAGGGCCACCCTCTTGGAGAAAGGCAAATTAGCAACAAAAG TTTATGAAGACTGTGGAAATTCATTGCCAATGTTTCAAACTGGCTCCGGAAAATCGGTCTTGGTCAGTGAAAGCTCAGTGCGGAAGGCAAGGGCTGTTTTGGAGGATGAAG AGAACTGCAAGTTGGTTAAAATGGACAAAAAGTTTCCAGTCTTCACTTCACCTCTCAAGACAAGCTGTGCAAGAACTGTAAATGTATCTTCAGCTGGTGTTTCTCGAGCTGCTACCTTATTGGGCTTGGAGGAGGATACCCTTTCAACACAATTTTTTGGACATGTGGGCGATAAGTTAGGAACGAAGATAACTGTTAAGCTGGAAAATCCAGAACGAATGCTTGATGTTACATCCGTACATGCAATTTCTGGTGGCCCTCATAAAGGTTTTTGTCCAACAGAAGAACCCATAGTTATAGAAAGTCATCAGCAGTTCGGATTTTCTAAAACTACCTCTGATACTGGTGGGCATTCTATCAGGTTCAGCACTGCTAGTGGCCGATCAATGGCTATTTCTACTGATGCACTACAGCGTGCAAAAAGCCTTTTGAGCGATTCAGGTTCAGAGGTTTCACCAAATGATTCAGTAGGCTGCTCTCTGGCATCAGCTAAAGAGAAGCAACCAGATTCAACTATTTCTCCAAAAGGAGATGAATCTAACTTATTGCACGGGACTAAAGCAATTGGATATGCTGTACCTGATATCCCTGTAACTAAAGGAAATGCTAATAAGTTTCATATGGGGAGGCAATATCTCTCAATCAATGAAATTCCAAAGGTCCCGAAGCTTCCCAGATATTTATCCGAAGGTGACAACGCAATTGACACCAAAGACAAGACCCAGAGGCACCATATGCCAGCTGGACCTTTGGTTGACATCACTAACTACATGGCTACTGGTTCTGGAAAAAATACTGACCACTTTGCTAATGGAAAGAGAGTAATCGGAGGAAGAAACTCCATATCTCCATTCAAACGACCCCGTTCTTCCAG GTTCATCACACCAATAAAAAGCAACAAACTTTCTTCTGCTG GAGAATCCAAAGTAGCATCAACTCAGATCATCCCCTGTAGGACAAAGCTGTCTGCTCGTTATCCTTTCCAACATCAAAGGAAAAGCTGCAAAGAATATTTTGGTGGTCCTCCTCGCTTCCTACAG ATTGAACATGTAACTGATGACGTGAAGCTCATGGATGCAAAAAGAGCTGAgaagtttaaatttcagcatatgGGTACTGGAGCAGAAGATTTTCAGAAGATGCTGCTCACATGTGGTGCTTCAATATCATATGCAACTAAAGA ATGGGTCAGTAATCACTATAAATGGATTGTGTGGAAACTTGCTTCACTGGAGAGATGCTACCCAACTAGAGCTGCTGGTAAATTCTTGACGGTTGACAATGTTTTTGAGGAGCTTAAGTACCG GTATGATAGGGAAGTGAACCATGGCCACCGGTCAGCAATAAAAAAGATTTTAGAAGGGAATGCCTCACCATCTTTGATGATGGTCCTGTGCATTTCAGCTATTTACTCTTGTCCTGACCAAAGCGACAATAAGTTGGAGGTTGACAAGATAGATAATAATGAAGACAGCAATGGCAATAAAAGCTTGTCAGCCTCTAATAGAAATAGAAACATGTCTGCAAAAATTGAATTAACTGATGGATG GTATTCACTTGACGCATCGTTAGATATGGCACTTTCAGAACAACTACAAAAAAGAAAGCTTTTCTTAGGACAGAAGCTTCGG ATATGGGGAGCTTCTTTATGTGGTTGGTCTGGGCCTGTGTCATTTCATGAG GCATCTGGTACTGTCAAATTAATGGTCCACATAAATGGCACCTATCGTGCAAGATGGAATGAGACTTTGGGATTCT GCAAGCATGCTGGACTCCCACTGGCATTCAAGTGCATAAAAGCTTCCGGTGGTAGAGTTCCTAGGACACTGGTTGGAATCACAAGGATATATCCTGTTCTCTTCCGGGAAAG GTTGCCTGATGGTCGTTCTATTGTGAGATCTGAAAGGATGGAAAGAAAGGCGCTGCAACTGTACCACCAGAG AGTATCTATGATTGCAGAAGATATTATGTTTGAACAACAAGAAAACTGTGACAGTACAGATGATAACGAGGAAGGGGCTGAAATTTGCAAAATGCTAGAGCGTGCTGCTGAACCTGAAGTTATAATGGCAGGCATGACCTCAGAGCAGTTGATGCACTTCTCATCTTATAAAGAAAAACAGAAG GAGATTATGCAAAATGAAGTAGCTAAGAAGGTTCAAAAGGTCCTTGAAGTTGCTGACCTTAGTTCAAGAGATGTTACACCATTTTTGAAAGTGAGGGTGATGGGGCTTGTCAGTAAACTTTCTGCTTCAACATCCAGTAACAAGGGCGGGCTAATAACAATTTGGAACCCTACTGAGATGCAG AAAGCCAATCTTGTGGAGGGACAAATTTATTCTGTTACAGGATTGATGCCTTCGAATAATTGTACTGAAATCCTCTACTTGCATGGTAGAGGATCATCTACAACATGGAAGCCCTTAGCATCAACTCAGACTACAGATTTTGA ACCATTCTTCACCCCTCGTAAAGCCATTGAACTGTCAAAGTTTGGTGAGGTGCCACTTTCAAG TGAATTTGACATTGCAGGTTTTATTTTATATGTTGGCAATATGTATTTATGTAACAACCAGAAAAGGCAGTGGCTCTTTATAACAGATGGATCTAAATTTATCTCCGAACAAAAGTCCGAAGAGCAAGATTGTCTTCTAGCAGTTATTTTTTCTTCCCCAACCACTGGCGAAGACTCTGCATTGTTTAGTAATACCCTCTCTGGAAACACA GTTGGTTTTAGTAATCTGGTCAAGCGACAGAAAAACCAGCTGAGGCACATATGGGTAGCTGATGCAACAGAGAGCTCTACCTACACTCTTTCTCATGAGATTCCTAGAAAATCTCACCTAAAAGAAGCTGCAGCTTCTGCTGAGAGATGGGCTTCAAGATCTTGTCAT AAAATTCAAGAGCTAAAACAAAGGGTTTTATGTATAGTTGGTGACAGTGGTGGCTGA